One stretch of Sphingomonas rosea DNA includes these proteins:
- a CDS encoding tetratricopeptide repeat protein gives MGRTIRTCSLGLALALLALPAAAAPRLDFARSNAGTFVAARAAADAGDARRAAVLYASLAAADPTDRVSAGRALAQAILAGDMSLALRLAASQPAPSLGVDARLLLVADGLRTGKGAAAIGPGWPEELGFITPFVRAWSESDRGRWKEAIAILDAVPRDQSLVQFVPEHKALILLAAGKPVLAQPLFADALRAAGGRGDRLRMAVAAGLLRSGDRAGADSLLAGRDVTLAAGRRLLSAERKPALPIATAAQGYAELLAGLAVTLGNSDRRSLPLAIVQIGRHADPANDELRLLAGLYLDGAERPDDALAVLRGVGDRSPFQSEARDAEIRTLSRAGRTEEALARAQVFVTEPGATADDWSRLGDVNDDAKRHAAAAEAYARALALVEQGGPGPERWSLHLLRGSSLEQADRWAEAEKALEAAYALAPESPVVLNYLGYARLERGERLDEAERLIALASAKAPEDASITDSLGWAQYKRGRLPQAISTLQRAAAADPAQAEINEHLGDALYAAGRKFEARFAWNAALVTAEDEVKTRVEAKIAAGLTPATAAP, from the coding sequence GTGGGCCGAACTATCCGAACATGTAGCCTCGGTCTCGCGCTGGCGCTGCTGGCGCTTCCGGCCGCCGCTGCGCCGCGCCTCGATTTCGCCCGTTCGAACGCGGGCACCTTCGTCGCCGCGCGTGCCGCCGCCGATGCCGGCGATGCCCGCCGCGCGGCGGTGCTTTACGCCAGCCTCGCCGCGGCCGATCCGACGGATCGGGTCTCGGCCGGGCGCGCGCTCGCCCAAGCGATCCTCGCGGGGGACATGAGCCTCGCGCTGCGGCTCGCGGCGAGCCAGCCGGCGCCCAGCCTCGGGGTCGATGCACGGCTGCTGCTGGTCGCCGACGGGCTCCGGACCGGCAAGGGCGCGGCGGCGATCGGACCCGGCTGGCCCGAGGAACTGGGCTTCATCACGCCCTTCGTCCGCGCCTGGAGCGAAAGCGACCGCGGCCGCTGGAAGGAAGCGATCGCCATCCTCGACGCGGTCCCGCGCGACCAGAGCCTCGTTCAGTTCGTTCCCGAGCATAAGGCGCTGATCCTGCTCGCTGCCGGCAAGCCCGTGCTGGCCCAGCCGCTCTTCGCCGATGCGCTGCGGGCCGCCGGCGGGCGGGGCGACCGCCTCCGCATGGCCGTCGCCGCCGGACTGCTCCGCTCGGGCGACCGCGCGGGCGCCGACAGCCTGCTGGCCGGGCGCGACGTCACGCTCGCCGCCGGCCGCCGGCTGCTATCCGCCGAGCGCAAACCTGCGCTTCCGATCGCCACCGCCGCGCAAGGCTATGCCGAACTCCTCGCGGGCCTCGCGGTGACGCTCGGAAACAGCGACCGCCGCTCGCTCCCCCTCGCCATCGTCCAGATCGGGCGCCACGCTGACCCGGCCAACGACGAACTGCGCCTCCTCGCCGGCCTCTATCTCGACGGCGCCGAGCGGCCCGACGACGCGCTCGCCGTGCTTCGCGGGGTCGGGGACCGCTCGCCCTTCCAGAGCGAAGCGCGCGACGCCGAAATCCGCACCCTGTCGCGCGCCGGACGGACCGAGGAAGCGCTCGCCCGGGCCCAGGTCTTCGTCACCGAGCCCGGCGCCACCGCCGACGATTGGAGCAGGCTCGGCGACGTCAATGACGATGCCAAGCGCCACGCCGCGGCCGCCGAGGCTTATGCCCGCGCACTGGCCTTGGTCGAGCAAGGCGGCCCGGGCCCCGAGCGCTGGTCGCTGCACCTGCTGCGCGGCTCGTCGCTCGAACAGGCCGACCGCTGGGCCGAGGCCGAGAAGGCGCTCGAAGCGGCCTATGCCCTGGCCCCCGAAAGCCCGGTCGTCCTCAACTACCTCGGCTATGCCCGGCTCGAGCGCGGGGAGCGACTGGACGAGGCCGAGCGGCTGATCGCGCTCGCCTCGGCCAAGGCGCCGGAGGATGCGTCAATCACCGATTCGCTTGGCTGGGCGCAGTACAAGCGCGGGCGTCTGCCCCAGGCGATTTCAACGCTGCAGCGCGCCGCCGCGGCCGATCCCGCGCAGGCCGAGATCAACGAGCATCTCGGCGACGCGCTTTATGCCGCGGGCCGCAAGTTCGAGGCCCGCTTCGCCTGGAATGCCGCGCTCGTCACCGCCGAGGACGAGGTGAAGACAAGGGTTGAGGCCAAGATCGCGGCCGGCCTCACCCCGGCGACCGCCGCGCCGTGA